The Synergistaceae bacterium genome has a segment encoding these proteins:
- the fusA gene encoding elongation factor G — protein sequence MFLEISKVRNIGIAAHIDAGKTTTSERILYYTGSNYKVGEVHEGTATMDWMEQERERGITITSAATTCAWKGHTINLIDTPGHVDFTVEVERSMRVLDGAVAVFCAVGGVEPQSETVWRQADKYHVPRIAFVNKMDRIGADFHSVVKAMRERLGANAIPLQLPIGAEDDFAGIVDLIEQKAFYFSGVLGQAPSEGTIPPELAMSAKQGRENIIEALSDFSDDIMTLYLEGKPISSELIRKTLREAVINLKAVPVLCGSAFKNKCVEPLLDAVVEYLPSPMDLPPVQGFNPANPDEIVERHSKVDEPFTALAFKIAVDPFLGKIFFLRVYSGKLEKGGTVYNPTSGQKERIGRIMRMHSNKREDIDAMEAGMIVAVPSLRSTKTGDTLCSETNQIVLESLEFPEPVISLAVEPATQQDKVKLSKGLNALADEDPTFRVHNDEESGQTVISGMGELHLEIIVDRLKREFGVDVKVGNPQVSYREAIRKSARAEGKYIRQSGGRGQYGHVVFEIEPLEGNKYEFEDKIVGGVVPKEYIAAVEKGLEEAIQSGVLGGYPVIGVKVTLVDGSYHEVDSSEMAFKIAASMGFKEAMKRADPVLMEPVMSVEVVTPEEYLGDVIGDISSRRGRIDGMDIRANARIVKAFVPLVGMFGYATDLRSKTSGRANYSMQFDHYEQTPAEVSEKILQGKLN from the coding sequence ATTTTTTTGGAAATCAGCAAAGTTAGAAATATAGGAATCGCCGCACATATTGACGCAGGAAAAACTACGACAAGTGAACGAATTCTATATTACACAGGAAGTAATTATAAAGTCGGTGAAGTCCACGAAGGCACTGCTACAATGGACTGGATGGAACAAGAGCGCGAAAGAGGTATTACTATTACTTCTGCGGCTACTACATGCGCGTGGAAAGGTCATACTATAAATTTAATTGATACGCCGGGGCACGTGGATTTTACAGTAGAAGTTGAGAGATCTATGCGCGTTCTTGATGGAGCTGTTGCAGTGTTTTGCGCGGTCGGAGGGGTTGAGCCTCAATCTGAAACAGTTTGGCGGCAGGCTGATAAATATCACGTTCCGAGAATAGCATTTGTCAACAAAATGGACAGAATCGGAGCAGATTTTCACTCTGTAGTAAAGGCCATGCGTGAAAGATTAGGAGCAAACGCAATCCCCCTACAATTACCAATCGGAGCAGAAGACGATTTTGCGGGAATAGTGGACTTAATCGAGCAGAAAGCATTTTATTTTTCGGGAGTACTAGGTCAGGCACCTTCAGAAGGAACAATTCCCCCAGAATTAGCTATGTCTGCTAAACAAGGCCGTGAAAATATTATCGAGGCTTTATCAGATTTCAGCGACGACATTATGACGCTTTATCTTGAAGGTAAGCCAATAAGCTCTGAATTAATACGCAAAACCTTGCGCGAGGCAGTAATCAACCTTAAGGCCGTCCCAGTTTTATGCGGGTCAGCTTTCAAAAATAAATGTGTTGAGCCTTTACTTGACGCAGTTGTTGAATATTTGCCCAGCCCTATGGATTTGCCGCCAGTTCAGGGATTTAACCCAGCTAACCCCGATGAAATTGTTGAGAGACACAGCAAAGTTGACGAGCCTTTTACTGCGCTTGCATTCAAAATCGCTGTAGACCCGTTTTTAGGAAAAATATTTTTCCTGCGTGTTTATTCCGGTAAACTCGAAAAGGGCGGAACTGTTTACAATCCCACTTCAGGCCAGAAAGAAAGAATCGGCCGTATCATGAGAATGCACTCAAACAAGCGCGAAGATATTGACGCAATGGAAGCCGGAATGATTGTAGCTGTTCCATCACTTAGAAGCACTAAGACGGGCGACACTCTTTGCAGTGAAACAAATCAAATCGTGTTAGAGAGCTTAGAATTTCCTGAGCCTGTTATTTCTCTAGCTGTAGAGCCTGCTACTCAACAGGATAAAGTGAAATTATCTAAAGGTTTGAACGCACTTGCAGACGAAGACCCTACATTTAGAGTTCACAACGACGAAGAGAGCGGCCAGACTGTTATTTCAGGAATGGGAGAATTACATTTAGAAATAATTGTAGACAGGCTTAAACGTGAATTTGGCGTTGACGTTAAAGTCGGAAACCCGCAAGTCTCTTACAGGGAAGCAATACGCAAGAGTGCCCGTGCAGAAGGTAAATATATTCGTCAATCAGGCGGACGCGGTCAATATGGTCATGTTGTATTCGAAATTGAGCCGCTCGAAGGCAATAAATACGAATTTGAAGACAAAATTGTCGGTGGCGTTGTACCTAAAGAATATATTGCGGCAGTTGAAAAAGGTCTCGAAGAAGCTATACAGTCAGGCGTGTTAGGCGGTTATCCTGTTATAGGCGTTAAAGTTACTCTTGTTGATGGGAGTTATCACGAGGTCGACAGCTCGGAAATGGCCTTCAAAATCGCCGCGTCAATGGGCTTCAAAGAGGCAATGAAACGCGCTGACCCCGTTTTAATGGAGCCTGTTATGTCCGTTGAAGTCGTTACACCTGAAGAATATTTAGGCGATGTTATAGGCGATATATCATCACGGCGCGGACGTATTGACGGCATGGATATACGAGCTAATGCAAGAATAGTTAAAGCCTTTGTGCCATTAGTCGGCATGTTCGGCTATGCTACTGACTTGAGAAGCAAGACATCAGGACGAGCTAATTACTCAATGCAATTTGATCATTACGAACAGACACCCGCAGAAGTCAGCGAGAAAATTTTGCAGGGTAAATTAAATTAA